Below is a genomic region from Besnoitia besnoiti strain Bb-Ger1 chromosome Unknown contig00075, whole genome shotgun sequence.
cataaatacaatcagtgaaagctcttttgatttccatgaacggagttacatattagattctcttcgctcccatggtatttagtaagttaacattgaaacgtatccagtgtaaagtttgaacgtaatccagctttaccttctatgttgttatgttaaccaaataagtttcatcgttgttgatatttcattgacatgttgataacataaatactaacaaaccaccggttttggatgggattacttttaacaccgcataatatgctaaaaagtaccattcaggtacgatatgaagcggagttacaaaccggttcactggtatggagttatctgggtgcgataattcaatcaaaccaaaagccgtttgtaagaaaattaaaccaattagataggatagacatttagcatcggtcattaacatatgaggatagaaggctactttaagtgcggaatcaatacctgcagggttactagaaccatttaaatgtaaatagaagatgtgtaatacaattagaatgcaacctacaaaaggtaatataaagtgcaatacaaagaatcgttttaatgttacatcagatacatagtatccaccgagtaaccaaggtactaaatatggtattggagaaaggagattagtaatgactgtagcaccccagaaactcatctgtccccatggtagtacataaccgaggaaagcagtggctatagtaagtagatataaaactaaaccagacatccaagcagtagttaaataactatagctggagttatacatacctcgagacatgtgtattaagatacacaagaagacgaaagaagcagttgttgcatgcaacatcctaaattcccatcctgctgctacctctctaactagatgttgaacactagcaaatgcacaagatgcttcagaagtatatcggaacgctaaagtgatacctgtaattatttggagtacaaaggtaattgcaactaagaaaccaaagttataagatgaatttagattgagagcacaccgataaaagacgaggtgtgcccggaatagactcatggaaatttggtgtgttctcgaaaccatgctagcacaatagaacttcgttaaataactacatattaaaatgagcgcatgtaaactagtcttaaacacaccgctcgtcacgtaacaaatctcaaatcgtactgtagattttatatatgtaccgtaactataaccatggtgacatccaatgttcacgctcaatcttaccatacatagtacttttatgatcccaggctggtttaataagtcaaagtttagccgggaagttagcgtctaaaatatataaccgatagtctcaacttagatgcacagatggacataattaatccttgtacggtttgtacctacttgactcctcagtttaagttaaggagtcctttgtttacagcttgtaccgttactttcaggagcataccgttaaattcgatgatcttatgtgttcactcaaatcgaataaacaaagacattatagttcctagaatactgaagatgactccggttatgagatacagacaaccaagttctttatgattgcagtacaccaccaccccactggactgcttaagacagctaaaagtgttggatttcaatatcacggtaatcatgtttgcttggaagctgtagtcattataactattgatttagtataagcatagaaccaatccggtagtaagatatacgatagtagctaatctaccatataagatataagtcgcttgtggaatagcactaccaataataatcaagaagatcatactgtatacccaaataattacccatccactgactacatttcgagtcataaaatgttgtcgtatcaacattcgagtattcaaagctcgaatttcagataaaagagctaagttaatgagagaggacataaatactaacaaaccaccggttttggatgggattacttttaacaccgcataatatgctaaaaagtaccattcaggtacgatatgaagcggagttacaaaccggttcactggtatggagttatctgggtgcgataattcaatcaaaccaaaagccgtttgtaagaaaattaaaccaattagataggatagacatttagcatcggtcattaacatatgaggatagaaggctactttaagtacggaatcaatacctgcagggttactagaaccatttaaatgtaaatagaagatgtgtaatacaattagaatgtatacctctggatgtccgaagaaccagaatagatgttgataaagtacactatcaccagaatacatagaatcataaaattcagtgtttacgtgtagatcaagaaggatcataactaatccaccagtaagaataggtagagtgaagactaacataagggcagtaaatatgatagcccagatatatagaatatagttcttagcaccagcattagaacccatgaagacgcaagtaccaaggaagttaatagaacttaaaatactactaattcctagtactgcaagacctccgataatccaatcagttccctctggatttaacaccatcaagctagtacttagtggaggatacattgtccaaccaagaccactaccaaactcggaacaaatactttgagttaacaacacagaacctaatggtactagaaaataggagatcgcgttagttcttgggaaaacgacttccgaaccaccaatatatattggtacaaagaagttaccatatcctccgtacaaagcaggcattaagaacataaagatcatagctaggccatgtatcgttattatcacattataagtagctatcgtctctgtacaaatgatccgcgatccagaactgtataactcaaatcgaataaacaaagacattatagttcctagaatactgaagatgactccggttatgagatacagacaaccaagttctttatgattgcagtacaccaccaccccactggactgcttaagacagctaaaagtgttggatttcaatatcctactacattaagattattccacatcggttatgttctaggcgtaatatatggattcttgttctcactcatcttaacagcgagagaaaactactactcagatgctagtctaatcagtagcatcgtacttggagttatcatctctgagacaggattatttatcagctttttctggggagtatatactacgagttggactactggtttagatcttgaaggtctttgtttaccggatccaagttctcttgtgcttttcatgaccatcatgttaagtgcattagcagagcatagttaagatgataactattgtggatatagaaccaattgaacaccatgtattaatataa
It encodes:
- a CDS encoding uncharacterized protein (encoded by transcript BESB_075830), encoding MIAVHHHPTGLLKTAKSVGFQYPTTLRLFHIGYVLGVIYGFLFSLILTARENYYSDASLISSIVLGVIISETGLFISFFWGVYTTSWTTGLDLEGLCLPDPSSLVLFMTIMLSALAEHS
- a CDS encoding cytochrome b (encoded by transcript BESB_075820) — encoded protein: MSLFRAHLVFYRCALNLNSSYNFGFLVAITFVLQIITGITLAFRYTSEASCAFASVQHLVREVAAGWEFRMLHATTASFVFLCILIHMSRGMYNSSYSYLTTAWMSGLVLYLLTIATAFLGYVLPWGQMSFWGATVITNLLSPIPYLVPWLLGGYYVSDVTLKRFFVLHFILPFVGCILIVLHIFYLHLNGSSNPAGIDSALKVAFYPHMLMTDAKCLSYLIGLIFLQTAFGLIELSHPDNSIPVNRFVTPLHIVPEWYFLAYYAVLKVIPSKTGGLLVFMLSTCQ